One Carya illinoinensis cultivar Pawnee chromosome 5, C.illinoinensisPawnee_v1, whole genome shotgun sequence genomic window, atgatggGGTCCCGCcaattatgaatatattttccATAAACTAATATcacttattaaataaaaatcttaactacATATTAAAATTGACGTCACACAGTACTACTAGTCTATACTCATTTAAGTTGAgggttcatttatttattaattttttatatttatgtttttcccCATTTTCTCCCCTCCTTTTCCCAAACCCCGTGACCTGAGCTCCCACGATGCCACTAGTCCCCATTGATATCGCCACATTGCTAGGTaactctcactctcactctctcccCACTTTCAATCATGTTGTGGATTTTGTTTGGATTGCTTGGATTTATAAATTGTTTTGGATGGAGTTAagattttagatatatatatatatttttggatgCACTATGTTGTGGGGATGGTGGTGAGTAATGGTAATGTCAACGAGGATATAGGGATAAGAATGTTGGcgctaattaaaaaaaatagaaaaaataaacttcTCAAGGGTTTTACTTGGGATGGGGGGAATGGGATTTAACAGTAGCTTTGGGATGGGAAGGGCTTGAGAATTTCTCAAAACTAAGAGAAGAAGCTTGTATGGAGAAGAGAAAGATTAGGCATGGGGGCTTCAAGCTTGGCGAGTGGTCAATCTTCTTTATGTTTCCTCAACCTACAGTACTCGAATTAGGGAAGACATCAATGATAAGAGTTGAGATGCTCTTAAATGTCTATTTAGATGTTGAAACTGTTTTGGCCATAAGAAACCAAGTGAGATGGTTTGTGTTTCATTTAGCTAACCAAACGGGACCTCATAATTCTTAAAATTTAtggtaattttatttcaaaaaataccaaaaaacaaaatattttttaattccaaatattttttactCTATCATCTAATTACtatctaattataatttaaattaaaaaattaatacaatttttacaaacttcaaaacagaaattatattcaaacaatattttaactttataatatttttactcaatttcatttatcttatttctcaaaacccaatagtttttgtttgaataaacgttttttaaaagtttttgtttattttgtaagaattgttttagtttgtattttgtatttttttaattaaaatctaGTATAAAAAACTGGATGAAGAAGggaaaccatttttttttatttttatttttaacgttcaaagatgtttggattgaaattaatgattctattttaagaaaattaggAAATTGTGCATGACTGAAATCTTTATAGAATGTTTGAGTAGTGTAAACCACAAGAGTAGTTAACCATTAATGATGTATTTATCTCTTTCGCTTaaggaaaatatttaatatatataaaaaagatttataagaAATTACCTTACGAATTGCGTGGAAATgagattataaatatttattttacctaactcctctttttaattaaataaattggtTAGAATCTAAATTAGAAATATAAGTACTGATATTTAAAGCAACATTTTACCAAGGCTATATTCGGGCCACATGCCCCGGTTTTTGTGATGGTAGAAATACTGATAGGTATACGGAGAATTTAATTCATTGTCGTATTTGGTCCACGTGTTACCCTTATAGATGATCCTGGGAACGTAGCACGAAACACCCGCCCCGCCATTCGGGTGCACGTAGCGTTTTCTGCCGACGTGGTAATGTTGTGAAGTATAAATAGCATTTATTAAATAGACGGCGATTATTAGACGACAGAGCTCCGTAAAATCCACTGAAAACCAACCATCGGGCCCCAATTTAAATTCACGAGCCAAACTCGTCACGTGTTAGACACACGTGTGAGGATGAGTATCACTATTTTTGTGGTACAAAAATGCTGTAATTCCACCGACCGGTGGGAATCGAACACGGTAGTGTGCGAGTAAAGACCCACGCACGTGGTAGGGCACCGGACCAGCCGGTCGCCCTACCGGACATATCGGTAACTCGACCACCTGCTGATAAAATTGtcttcttttaaagaaacagGAGAAAAGGAACGGTGAAGATCTCAGAGAAGCATAGAACCACTCCTGCACTGCGCTAACAAATTAATCTCTTTCagtctcttgccttttgctgtGTTTGAaagcttttttttgtttttgctttgcCTCTGTTTCTAGAGTTCATGTGAGGAAGGAGGCTGTAGGTGGGTAAAGAAAGTGGATATTGGTTTTGGATTTGAGGTGGGCTTCTTGCTTTTGAAGTCTTGTGTTTGCGTCTAATATGGAGAGAGATTTCTTGGGTTTGAACTCGAAAGAACCATTGGCCGTGGTAAAGGAGGAGATTATCAGTGATGGGTGCAAAGACACTGGTATGTTCTTGTTATATGCTTCGGATTTTTTATTTGGAATCTAGAATATTTGCCATAATTTACGTGTATCTATTTAATTTGCTCTAATTGGTAAATTTGTGTGCATGGCTAGTAATACTCAGATAGTCAGATACTAAAGAAAAATTTCCTAGAATGGTTTTCAAGGCCGAtgtatttttatagaaaaaatcttgACTAAGTAGTCTTTTTTTGAATATTACAGATTAGACCTATTGTTATTACATGGcgttaaaaacttttttttttttttttaaatatttttcttcttttaattggATAGCACAAATGTTTGGTCTTCAAGTTTATAATTATTTGGATGAATACATGTGGGTCATCCGACTTCCTGTAAGTTTTGTCAAAATATCCACCTTAGTACTAGTAATTTTGTGAATCCTTAGGAAAAGCACTTTGTAGATACCTACAAGGAAGACCCTTGTAACGCTTTTGTTTGTGACTTCAGTATTTCCAGTCTCTCTATGCAATccggaagaaaaaaaagaaaagagaaaacagAGAGGAGGGGAGGGGAGAACGAGAGAGAACGAAGAAATCTCTCTATTCGACGTTgtcctatgatttttctttgtaCTTTTCATACTTGCTTTTCACAAATCTGCTTTATCATAAAGGGGAAGAAGGTAAATACTGCATCAAGCTGAAAATTTTCTGAGGATCTGTACTGTTTACTGGATGCTGCAGGTGTACAATGGCAATTCTCAAACAAGGGCTCTGCCCTTTCGCATTTGATGTCTTTCAAGATTGCTCAAGAAGATAAGACCAAAAAAATTGTCTCAGATCCTCTCATATCATCTGGATTTATGAATATCTCCACTGCAGATGCTTTTGATACCAGTAAAAAGCGATCCATGGGTGAAATCCAGGTTTGGTATTATTCCATTTCTTATTGAATATATTTGTTTGCATTTAGGGACCGTTTGAGCATTAAATGGAAATAAAACCGTTTTGCTTTGCTTGTGCATGAATAACATTTTAGACAAGTTTAATTGGTTTACTCTGTATTTGAACAGAGTCATTCTTATGTCGTAAAAGGGTCCTTTTTTAAACACTAAAATGTTATGAAACTTTCTGTTGGGATCTTGGACTCCCGATGTTTAGGATGAAAGTCCTTAAGCCTGTGGCTTGAATTTTTTGCTTTCTGTTGccgtacttaaaaaaaaaaaaaatggagatttCAAGTTCTGTTAAAGCACCCGCTTGGTTGGTTATCAGCATGATATCGTTTCCGAGTCTCGACTGATATCTTGTTTCCCTTGCCCACGTTGGTTTCTTGCTTTTACTATATAGAAGTCGTTCAATCACGATAGGCAAGGTGGCACTCATTTTTCCCTGACTTCTTATCCTGTGCCACATGATCTGCATTCTGTGCACCGTCCTCATGATGTGAAGATGTTTTCTGTTTCAAACCAAGCaatttcagtttcagttggaaACCCTTTCTTCAAGAATCATTTTGCTCCTGGTCAGAATTTGGTTGGCACCACTGTGCAGCAACCATTACTTGGAGGAATTCCAGTTACCGCTCCTCATACAGTTATTCCCACTATTTCTTGCATTGCTGGGACAGCTGAACCATGGTAATTTTGTTGTTgtaatttttatcacattttctcCTACAACTTAATATTTCTGTAGTATTGAATGTCTTACACGGGATATTGCCTGTAGGACTGGCGTCAAGGCTTCTGGGTCTCCTGCTCAATTGACCCTCTTTTATGCAGGTGCCGTGCATGTCTATGATGACATAACCCCTGAGAAGgtattctctctctttcctccacATGCATGTACATTCTTTGTACACAAACACACCATAAACTTGTGGTGGTTATCAAGTTCCTATTGGGTCATAGGTGAGCTTAAATTCGGCCATCTTTTCCAGGCTCAGGCTATAATGCTTCTGGCTGGGAATGTGTCTTCTCTTTCTCTTAACAATGCCCATCCAAAAACACAAGTTCAGGCACCTACCTCAAAATTAGCAGCTGGTGATGTTCCTGTGAATCAGCCCATAAATACACAGCCTTGCTCTGGTCTTTCAAGCCCTATATCTGTCTCTTCACATACTGGTACCCAATCAGGAAGTGGGTCTACTAGCAATGATGAATTGATGGCAGCTAAAGCCAATGGAGTTCCACATACTGTTAGCAAAGTGGAGCCTCAGAAAATATCTAATGTTGTGGGATCTGTTGCTGTAACCCCGATGTTTCCATCTGGTAAGGGTTTGCCATGAAGGGTGATGTAAATAAAACTCTGAAatgaagaactcaattattctctGACCTTTCTTGAACATACCTGAAGTATATTGAATTTATTCATGATATGTTTTAACTGGTATCTTATTTTATTGCCATGTACAATTCTTAACTTGTTCttaaaaaagagaaggaaaatattatagCAAAGGAAGCTTCAATTTTCAGCATGCATCATTTAACTGAATCCTGAAATTGTCATTCTGCGCGTTGGATCTGATGATTACTAATAATTAGATTTACTATTTCACATCACTTCATAAGAATGACATTCAATATTCTGTGCAGCTGTTCCACAGGCACGAAAAGCATCCTTGGCTCGATTTTTGGAGAAGCGCAAGGAAAGGTCAGTCACTTTACAAGATGTGTTAGCCTTTTCTGGTCTACCAGAACCCTTGAAACATTTCAATAGTAATACACAAGGTCTTTCTTAATGCAAGCTAGGACCTATGATTGTTTGAGTTTGCCATCTACCTATTTGCGTTGTGGAAGAGGCCATGTTCAAACCTTATTTTGAGGTTCTATATTGAATTGGGTATTGCTTATAATTTTTCAGGGCATAAATTCAGCGGGCAGCTTGATTCTTCTTACTTGCATCCAGCAAACTTGATTA contains:
- the LOC122310940 gene encoding protein TIFY 6B-like isoform X1; the protein is MERDFLGLNSKEPLAVVKEEIISDGCKDTGVQWQFSNKGSALSHLMSFKIAQEDKTKKIVSDPLISSGFMNISTADAFDTSKKRSMGEIQKSFNHDRQGGTHFSLTSYPVPHDLHSVHRPHDVKMFSVSNQAISVSVGNPFFKNHFAPGQNLVGTTVQQPLLGGIPVTAPHTVIPTISCIAGTAEPWTGVKASGSPAQLTLFYAGAVHVYDDITPEKAQAIMLLAGNVSSLSLNNAHPKTQVQAPTSKLAAGDVPVNQPINTQPCSGLSSPISVSSHTGTQSGSGSTSNDELMAAKANGVPHTVSKVEPQKISNVVGSVAVTPMFPSAVPQARKASLARFLEKRKERAMNAAPYNHIKKSSECTTQECDGANFASPAPISLCQQGE
- the LOC122310940 gene encoding protein TIFY 6B-like isoform X3, coding for MERDFLGLNSKEPLAVVKEEIISDGCKDTGVQWQFSNKGSALSHLMSFKIAQEDKTKKIVSDPLISSGFMNISTADAFDTSKKRSMGEIQMFSVSNQAISVSVGNPFFKNHFAPGQNLVGTTVQQPLLGGIPVTAPHTVIPTISCIAGTAEPWTGVKASGSPAQLTLFYAGAVHVYDDITPEKAQAIMLLAGNVSSLSLNNAHPKTQVQAPTSKLAAGDVPVNQPINTQPCSGLSSPISVSSHTGTQSGSGSTSNDELMAAKANGVPHTVSKVEPQKISNVVGSVAVTPMFPSAVPQARKASLARFLEKRKERAMNAAPYNHIKKSSECTTQECDGANFASPAPISLCQQGE
- the LOC122310940 gene encoding protein TIFY 6B-like isoform X2, producing the protein MERDFLGLNSKEPLAVVKEEIISDGCKDTGVQWQFSNKGSALSHLMSFKIAQEDKTKKIVSDPLISSGFMNISTADAFDTSKKRSMGEIQSFNHDRQGGTHFSLTSYPVPHDLHSVHRPHDVKMFSVSNQAISVSVGNPFFKNHFAPGQNLVGTTVQQPLLGGIPVTAPHTVIPTISCIAGTAEPWTGVKASGSPAQLTLFYAGAVHVYDDITPEKAQAIMLLAGNVSSLSLNNAHPKTQVQAPTSKLAAGDVPVNQPINTQPCSGLSSPISVSSHTGTQSGSGSTSNDELMAAKANGVPHTVSKVEPQKISNVVGSVAVTPMFPSAVPQARKASLARFLEKRKERAMNAAPYNHIKKSSECTTQECDGANFASPAPISLCQQGE
- the LOC122310940 gene encoding protein TIFY 6B-like isoform X4; amino-acid sequence: MERDFLGLNSKEPLAVVKEEIISDGCKDTGVQWQFSNKGSALSHLMSFKIAQEDKTKKIVSDPLISSGFMNISTADAFDTSKKRSMGEIQNLVGTTVQQPLLGGIPVTAPHTVIPTISCIAGTAEPWTGVKASGSPAQLTLFYAGAVHVYDDITPEKAQAIMLLAGNVSSLSLNNAHPKTQVQAPTSKLAAGDVPVNQPINTQPCSGLSSPISVSSHTGTQSGSGSTSNDELMAAKANGVPHTVSKVEPQKISNVVGSVAVTPMFPSAVPQARKASLARFLEKRKERAMNAAPYNHIKKSSECTTQECDGANFASPAPISLCQQGE